In the genome of Paenarthrobacter ilicis, the window TGAATCGAGGAGTAGAAGTGACGGACCACGTCCGCCCGGCGACGCCCCTGTCGCCCGCACCTCGTCACCTGCGCAGAAAGGCTTTCCGCAAGGAAATTCCGGTGAGCATGATGGGCGGTTTTCGCCGCCCTGACAAACCCAAACAGGCGCCGAGCCGCCGGTCATCTGAGGTCGCAGGACAGACTCCAGCCGAGGCTGCGGTCCGGATTCCAGCCGACGTCGATACCGAGCGCCACCGCAAAAGACGGGTGGCGTTGATCATTGTGATCCTTATCGCGATCACTGTGCCAGTCCTGGCCCTGGCACTGATTTTCGGCCAGTAGTAAGACCACCCTGGTCGCAACCAATTGATGGCAGTGGTGCGGCGTGCGATAGCATCGGGGGGTCACTCAACGCCACCCCGGGGGAAATTCCATGCCCAGCGTCATGCCAATCTTTGGCACCCGTCCTGAAGCCATCAAGATGGCACCGATTGTCAGCGCCTTCCAGGCGTCCGAGGATTTTGACTGCATTGTGACTGTAACCGGCCAGCACCGCGAGATGCTGGACCAGGTCAATGAACTGTTCGGGATCAAGCCGGACCACGACCTCAACATCCTTCAGCAGCGTCAATCACTATCGTCCATCATGACCCGTACCATTGACGGGTTGGACAAGCTGTTCACAGAGAACAAGCCGGACGCAGTCATCGTCCAAGGCGACACCACCACATCTACCGCTGGAGCCATCGCCGCTTTCTACCACGGCATCCCCGTGGTCCACGTTGAAGCCGGCCTTCGCAGTGGAGATCTTTTTTCCCCTTTCCCGGAAGAGGCTAATCGTAAGATCACCAGTCAGATCTCGAGCCTTCACTTGGCGCCCACAAGCGTCAGCAAAGCTAACTTGCTGGCTGAGGGAATCGCAGAGGCAGACATCGTTGTCACCGGCAACTCGGTTATTGATGCACTCCTCACCACCGTGGACAAGCACATACCGTTCTCTGACCCCCAGTTGGAAGAACTCGCGGCAAGTGGCCGCAAGATTCTCTTGGTGACTACCCACCGCAGGGAAAACCAGGGCGATGCGATGCGCGGAGTCGGGCGGGCGCTTGCGCGGATCGCAGAGGCCGAGCCTGATCTGGTCATAGTCCTCCCGGCGCACAAAAATCCTGTGGTTCGGGAGGCCGTCCTCCCCGCACTTGAAGGAAAGGACAGCGTGGTTGTTACCGAGCCCTTGGCCTACGGTGAATTCACACGGCTCCTTTCCCTTGCACACATCGTCCTCACCGACTCCGGTGGAGTTCAGGAAGAAGCACCCAGCCTCGGCAAGCCTGTCCTCGTCATGCGTGACAACACTGAGCGCCCCGAGGCAGTCGACGCAGGAACGGTCGCCCTTATCGGCACCGACGAGGAAACTATTGTCAAGGAAGTCGACCGTCTCCTCAATCAGCAGGATGCCTTCGACGCCATGGCAAACGCCGTCAACCCTTACGGCGACGGTAAAGCCGCAGCCCGTACCGTGGCCGCAGTTGCCCAGCTCCTCGGCATAGGCGCCCGCATTGAAAGCTTTTCTTAAGACATTGGTGAGGCGGGCCATTTCCTTCCGGCAGGGTCAGCCTAGATCGAGAAGTGCATCTTCTAGAAGCAAGTGAGCAAAATGGCAAAGATCTACATCTACGGAAGCTGCGTCTCCAGGGACTCTTTTGACTTCATAGATAAAACTCACCACCAGCTACTTGGATACACCGCTCGCCAGTCACTTATCAGCGCATTCAGCCAGCCCTACGGCGTAGCGGCGGACTCAGGAGTACTTGAAAGCCGCTTCCAGGTCAGAAATCTTCAGGGTGACTTCGACGGAAATCTCTTGCAAACACTGGAAGAGATTGCCCCGGAAACAGATTACATCTTCTGGGACCTCACTGATGAGCGGCTGGGGGTCATCAAAGTTGATGAACAAACATACATAACGAAGTCCGTGGAGTTGTCCCAGAGCGGTTTGATGGATGACCTTCGAGATCTTGAGTGGATAAAGTTTGGGACCGACGAACACTTCTCACTTTGGCATGAGTCGGTCAGGAAACTGTCTAGGTTCGCTGCCAGAGTATTGCCAAACACAAAGATTATTCTAGTCAACTTGCCGTGGGCTCTCTTCGACGAAGAAGGGCGGGCTGTTGGCAAGACTTGGGATTTTTCTCCAGCCGAAGCAAACAATTTGCTGGCTAGGTATGCGACTGTGATTCAGGACTACCTAAACGTCAAGATCATCGAAGTTTCGTGGGAAAAAGCCATAGCTTCCACTCTCCACAAGTGGGGAATTGCTCCATACCACTATCGGGATTCGGTTTACAACGAGGTAATCTCACAGTTCAAAAGGCTGGATAATGAAAAAAGTAATGAGTCTCCCCGCTCTGCGGACACGGTGGTCAGAAGCACCGCACTGAGGTCCCCGTGGAGAGATGCTACGGTCAAACCCAAAGAGTTCCTTCTTCTACCCGGAACGCAAAAATTTGGTGTCCAGTTGGAAGCCAAGAGTACTCTCCCGACGGGCCGGCACGTTCTGATCGCGCTGTCGCTGGAAAACCCAGATGAAACATCACTTGTTTCTGCTCGAATAGTAAAATCCGGCGTACCAGATATCGACTACTTTCGGTATGTAGAAATTCAAGATGGTCAGCGGTCTTATTATGAGACATTCGACATCCCTGAAGGTGTCACTTGCCTGAGCGTCAGAGTTCTGGGGTGGCAAGTTGGATATGGTTCGATTCTGATCAGTAACGAGACCGTATTCCCTGCCACACCCCTAATAGCCTGATCTTGACCTAACACCGAGCCTGCTTATGGCGTGAAGCCGCCGACCTGCAGACTAGCGGCAAATTGGCCTGTGTCCCCTCGACACTGACGGTCGATAGAATGGCTGGATGCAACCAGTCGAAAATGATGCTCTGGCGCCGTCATTCCTGAGCAACGATTACCAGCCGTGGCCTGGCGGCCACTTCGAGTGGCCCTCCCTGATTGACTTCCTCAATCAAGAGTCATGGGACGACGGAGTACACACGATACCGATCGGGGCCGGGCCAAATCTCGACTTGTTCTTCAGCGGCAGTCCGCTGGACGCGGAAACCGCCGTTGTACCTGTGTTCTTCAACGGGGCCGTCTCCGATCGCGAGTCCAAAGTTGGGCCTTTCTTTTCGGGCCGAAAGCTTGCTGCGGCAGCCGGTATCGGCTTCATCGCCGTATCCGACCCGTCCCATAACCTGGACCCGTCGCTGGGTTTGGCTTGGTATGCCGGAAACAAACTTCAGGATTTGCAAAACAGTCTCGATGCAATCCTCCGGGGTATCGCATCAAGGGCAGAACGTGAATTGCTTTTTATAGGTGGTTCAGGCGGCGGTTTCGCTTCTTTGTACTACGGGAACCGATTGTCGCAGAAAGCATCCGTGCTCGTCTGGAATCCTCAGACGAGCATCACGGAGTACAACGAGACCTTTGCAAAGAATTACTTCACCCGGGCGCTTGGCGTCGGCGACGAACTCCACGGCGTGGATTGGAAGTCCGTAGCGAAGTCGAAGGCGTCAACACGGGGAATCCAGACCGAGGTTCTTATTTCTCGGCCTAGACGTCTGCTCTACATGCAAAATGGAAGCGATTGGCATACACCCGTCCACGCCGTCCCGTTCCTCCGAGGAGGCCACTTTGAGCATGCGGGAAATGGAATTTTCGCTACGGATGATAACCATCAAGTCTGGATTGCCAATTATGGGGACGGGCACGCGCCGCTTCCCGAAAACATCCTGTTAGTTGCCCTTCAGTTGATGATTGACGCCGACATGTCCGTCTCTGACGTAGTCAATCGTATGGTTGAGAGCTGCTCGGATGGAACAACGGCCCTGGGGAAGAGCTGGCTCCGGATAGGCGATGTCCTTCCTGATGGAACCGAACTTCACGACTTAGCCTGACTGAATCGCAACCAAACAAGGGCCCCTCCACTGTCCATGGACAGTGGAGGGGCCCTCTTTCGCCTACGGCTTTGGACCGAAGTGCGTTCAGCCCCGGCCGAGAACCGCCAATTCCTTTGGCACGATGACATCAGCATCGCTCTGTGATCGGACGCGCTTGGCCGCAGCCTGAGACTTTCGCCTATAAAGTCGGGGAGATGAAATAAGACTCAGCATTGCATCGGCCAGGGCGGACGCGTCTTCCGGATCCACAATCTCGGCACATGTCTCGTCTGCAAACTCTGGAATTGCAGCGACTGCGGTCGTGACAGGCACAAGACCGGATGACATTGCTTCGTCCCTCGACACACCTTGGGTATCCATGCGGGATGGACAGAGAAAGACACCGTACTCCTGATGCATTTTTGCTATCTCATCTTGCGTCAGAAACCTCTTATCCAAGATCACGTTGTCGAACGCTTCAAGCGGCTTCGTAATTTCATCAAAGAGCGGACCGTCACCAACAAGCCTGAATTCCATTTCATTGAAGTGAGGGGTATCCGACAACAACCGGATTGCTTCAACCGACAGATCATTTGCATATACTGCAGATGCATAAGGTCGCACAGAAAGAACTTTCAGTCTCTTCTGATCATCTTTTGGATTATACGAAAACATCGATGCATTGATCGGGTTATGGATGACAACAGACTTATCTGACACTTCCAGTCCTAGGTCTTCAAGTGCCGTTCGCCGCAACCAATCGGAGACAAAAACGACTTTGACATTCTCGGTGGAATCAGCGAATATCCTACTCCAAAGTGACAACCTGGCATCACTGAGTGTCCTTGCTGCATCCTTGGAGTCTTCATCGTACAAGAATTCCCGGCGCGACCAGCTCTGAATGTCTGCGCCATGTGCCCAAATAGCTATACGTGGTTGGTGGGGCAGTCGGCTAACAGAATTCCACATTGACTCGGTGATGAAGTGAACTGATATAGACCTATGAAAACCCTGCTTCAGGAAACTATCGAGGGTTTCAGAGTTCCCTGTGATGACAGAAACCCCTTCGAATTCTCGGAATCGAAGAGACTCCGTCTCATCAAGGACGAAAACCTCCGTTGGCACGCCTGCTTGGATGTAGCGTCGAACACGGGTGTGGACGAAGCCGTTTTTATATAGGTCGACGCTTGAAGGATAACGGTTCGTGATCACGAGGTTATCGGCGGTTTGTGCGATGAACTCGGGAGTCATGTCCTTATGCTCCCACAGTACCCTCCGGATCGCTCCCGAGCCAGACGAGAATATACGGATACCAACCTTCAGGTGCGTAGCCTCTGGTGGCACATCGAGAGTATGGTTTTGATTAGTTGTTCGGACAAGTCCCGCGATTTTGGTGTCGTTATTGTAGTAGATAATAGCGATCTGTAAGTTCAGACCAGGATCACTTTCGGCGTGAAATTTCAGCCCGTCATCATCTGCAATATCATGCAGGTTGATCATTTCAGACGAGTAGATATAGTCATGCCTACCATCATCTAGTGTTGACTCAAAATTCCAAGAGTCCCCTGATACCCAAGAGTCCACCCCTGGTCGCTTCGTGACAAGGAACATCTTGGACAAGTCTTTTCCAGTAAGGGTATTCAGATCTGTAGTCGAAAGCTCCGATGCTTTTATACGGTCTGAGGCGCTGGTGAGATTCTCGAGGCTAAGGCCTATATCTGACCAGTTTCCGTCGACCGTCGCAGCGTAGCCGGGCTTGAGCTTTGCGCCGGCACGGCAGTAGTCGAAGATCTCTGTCTGCATCATCGCGGGAACACTGTAGTCCCCGTTTGCTGCGGACTTGATCCACTCGGAAGCACGAAGCTGAACTGCCGTTGGATCGAGGATAAGGCTTGACCTGATTGGAAGGCGTTCAACAGCCGTGTAGGCAAGCTCAGTGCCGACACTCGCAGGTCCTCTTCTGGTGGCTCGCATGTAGGTCGCCTTGCCGACCACCTGGGCGGATGTGTAGCGGACTGCCAGAGCCAGATCCAACAAATAGCAGGGACCGTAATAGTCGTCGGGGTGCATGAAGCCAACGAACTCACCAGCTTCCGCAAACTGAGCAAGCTCCACGTCGTGCAGATCTGACGTCAGAGCTACGTCCTCAAAACGGCTGGCCAGCGAAGGATTGTTGGTAAACAGGCGAAGAGAAGCTGTCACTCCGGCTTGGCGATCGGCCGATTTTCGAACTGCCTCTATCTCCGCATCCCGGGAAACCAGACTAAAGACGTGAACTATCGGCGTAGTGGACACCTTGCTCCGGCTCTCGACTTTCGACAGGATGTAGTCCAACCTGTGAGCGTAGGTGTGCTCACTCATGACCTTCCTAAGTCCCGCTAGGCGGCGCTTTCGCCCCTCTAGCTCACCGCTGACTGAGCGGAGCTCCTCGACCACAGCTTGACCACTGTCTGAAATGACCGGTATACCCCCAAACATCAGCTCCAGTCCGCGCGAGTAGTTACTCACAACAGTGGTATTTGAAGCTAGGAGCTCGTAGACCCTTCGCGCAAACATCGACTGGGACTCTTTAACAGAGTTCAGGTTGATGGCGTAATCATAACCCTTATAGGCAAGGTCTATTTCCGCACTATCAAGGGTGCCCACGATATATTTCTGATATTCGGCGGGAAATTGATACTGCTCATCAGTTTTACCGAAATTTCTGTCAAATATCTCTATTGATCTGTATTCAGGAATCTTTTCGATGAACGACTCAAGATCACGTGTCCGGTCCGGGTAACGCCGATAGTAGGCCCCTGCGAAACACAAACCTGAATCCCTGCTATACAACTCAAGGGGGTTGTGGGAGAAGGGCTGGCAGGCGAAGGGAAGGAAATGGACGCGATCATGGCCCAAATCCCCCTTGTACCGCTGTACGCAATCTATATCTGTAGTGAACACATGATCGACCAGCTTGGCCGTGTTCAAGAAGGTCGAGTAGTGAACTGGATCTTCCTTGTTCCAAAGAATAACTTTGATGTTATGATGATTGGCCCATGAAATTATCTCTCGTACTTGCGTAGCCGTTTGGGCAACCTTATTTCCCCATTCATCATCTCTGCCACGCCATGCAGATTCAAGGAAAATGAGATGAGGCTTGAAGTCTTCAAGTTCTTGGATGTAGCGTCCAAGGGACAGCTCCAGCAGATCGCACTCCGGCGCAAATGAGTGGACAGTGAAAGCATCCATGATGGCTGCGACACGTGTTCGCCTCACCTTGTCTGATTCTTTGAGTCGAAGAGACTCGGTTGCGGCACTGTTGGGAAGTCGTCTGTCCTGACGAATCTCTGCGGCCCGGTTTACGAGACCAGGAACATTTGCACTTGATGTTGCGACTGCAATCGGATCAACCAGAGTCGATGCCACTTTCGGTGTGGCATCAGCGCTCAGCTTCTTCCGGTTGTTCTCTTTCATCAACACCCCAAGCGCCACAGGCAGCTTGAGGAGGCCCTCCGGTGACTGGAGAGAATTCCTCAGGGTCTGACCAAGCCGGTAAGTGATACTGGTCCGAAGCAGTCGGGTCTTCTCCTCCGCCTGGGCCAACTGCAAACGCGTATTTGTGAGCTCGTCGCGCAGACTTTCAACTTCTTTGAGGGCATTCTGTCGCTCTAAATTCCGACGGTCAGCTTGCTCATTGGCGGACTTGAGTTCTGCTGAGACGCTGGAGAGCGAGGCTTCGGACTTGTCACGCGCGGCTATCAGAGCCTGTTCGGCGATCTTCAGGGATTCGCTGTGAGCACGTGCATCCTTCAGGTCACGTTCCAGCCGAGCTACAAGACCTTTTTCAACTGTCAGCCTGCGCCCGCCTTCATCTACGGATTGCTGAGCCGAAAACAGTCGCGTTTGGGCATCGGTGAGCTTGCCTTGGCTCACCTTCAAGCGATCCACTGAATCGGCGAGTCGAGTTTCCAGTTCCTCAGCACGGGAATTGGTGGTGGCAAGTTTTGCCCGCAGCTGCTTAACATGCTTCAGCACTTGCCGTAGGCGAAGCTCGGAATTGTTTAGCTCTGACTGAAAGCGCGAACGCTCACTGTCCAAGATCGCCTGCTGGTCAGACAGCTCTGACCTGAGTGCGAGATTCAGACTATTGATCTGAGCCATGAGCTTCTCAACGCTTTTGACCCTGCCCCTCTCAAAGGACAGGCGCGACCTTACATCACTCAATACAGCTGAACGTGTGTTGGCTGCTGCAACCAGTTTGTCCTTCGCCCGGGAGCTTACAGCGAGTGCATCGCCCACCGCCCGCAGCTCGTCATGATTTTGCTTGGCATTCCTTTCCAAATCATGAATGTGCGATGCCTGCGCATCCAGCTTTTGGCCAAGACTCGCCAACTGTTCCTGGGCCCGGGCGCCAGCGGCCAAGCGATTCTCATACTCGGGAGAGAGAATCAGACGCTGCTCATGCTGGAGTCGCAGTTCAACGATCTGCGCGGCTCTACCCGCCAATTCTTCCCTCAGCGCTGCGACTTGACGAAGTGCATCCGCGTGGGAAGTCGATATTCCGTCAAGAGCCCGGACCTCATCGGCTTTTCTCTCCAGAGCCAAGTGGGCCTCAACCAAAGCCTCTTCGCTCGCATTCAACTTGTTTTGGAGATCGAGGATATGGTCTTGATCACGCTTTAGAGTTGCGGTATTTGCTTCGAGGCGTTCCTTGAGCTGTGCAAGGAGCGCAGTCGACTCTCGGTACTTGAGGTTGGCCTGCGACAAAGAGAGTCTTAGATCGCCAATCAGCTTGCGATCATAATAGGTTGCGGAAACCTGCTGCTTGACTACCTGTTCAAGCCGGTCAGTGTTGCTTCCTGCGCCATCGAAACCGAAGCGGTGGGTTGGTGTCGCATTGAATGTTGCTTTATATCGATACCCGAATGGCTCTAAGAACTGGTGTATCTTCTCAAAGTCCTGAACGGTCTGGCACTCCACGTACATTTCAGGATGATCACGTTGAATTAGCTCGGATGACCCGCGGAGAACGTCGAGCTCCATACCTTCAACATCAATTTTGATGGCTTTTACAGGTGCCTCAAACTCCTGATCATCGAGACGGATGATTGCTACGGATTGCTCATCCATTGAAGTGCGCTCCAAGCGCTGGGCACCTCTATTGTTTTCAGCCGTCTGTACGATCCGTCCGAACCCATTAGCATCCCCAACTCCTACTTGATGAACCGTAATCCTTTCCGCAGCGCCGTTCGCTGCTACGCTGGTCGAGATTGCTGCGCAGAGCTCCGCGTCCGGCTCGAAGGCATGGACAAAGGCGCCGGAAACACAGCTGAGAAATAGCGTATGATTTCCGCAATTTGCCCCAATGTCCAGCACGAGGTCACCTGGCTTCACGATCGCGGCCATGTCAACCAACATCGCTTCTTCGTAAGGTTTTTTGGTGCTCGCTATCGTCTTTTGAATATAGTCGTTCTCGGCATCGGGTAGAACGATTTGATATGCGGAGCCATTTGCAACAATCTCGACCTGTTTCACGGCTGAAGGATGCCTGTCATTGCTCGCTGGCTGAGATCGAAAGTACCGCGAGTATCGACGACGATTTTCCCGTCAAGGACATTATCAGGCAGTTCCTTAAAGGTGTCATGATCAACCAAAAGAACGACGACGCTTGAGCGTTCGATAGATTCCTCGACACCCATAAGTTCGACGTTGCTGCGTCCGCTCAGCTGCTTCGGCAACACCTCAACATGCGGTTCAGCGACGTTGATGCGGCGATCGCTCAGTTCGTCTGCCAGGTGTGCCGCAATTTCGATGGCCGGCGACTCGCGAAGGTCATCGATGTTTGCCTTGAAGGCCAGGCCGAGTACTGAGACCTCAGCGGTTGCGGGAAGACCCTCAAGTGACGAAACGACCTGTTGGAAGACCCACTCGGGCTTCGCGTCGTTGACTTCACGGGCCGTCCTGATCAGGCGGGCTTCCTCGGGCGCAGCGGCAACAATGAACCATGGGTCAACTGCGATGCAGTGGCCACCCACACCGGGACCTGGCTGAAGGATGTTAACCCGCGGGTGGTGGTTGGCCAGTCGGATGAGTTCCCACACGTCTATGCCAAGCTTTTCACTGATGACGGACAGCTCATTGGCGAATGCGATGTTGACGTCGCGGTAGGAGTTCTCCACGAGCTTGGCCATTTCGGCAGTCACAGCATCTGTTGTGAGGATCTCGCCCTGGCAGAACACCGAGTACAGGTTCTTTGCGGCTTCCGCGGCCTCAGTTGTCATGCCACCAACGATTCTGTCGTTGGTGACCAGCTCAATCATGACGCGACCAGGAAGGACCCTCTCCGGGCAGTGGGCGACCATGATGGCGGGGCGCGAATCCGAGCCGTCAAGGCTCAGGTCCGGGCGCAAGTCCAAAATGTAGTTAGCCATGTGGGCCGTGGCACCGGGAGGGGAGGTCGACTCGAGAATCAGAAGCTCACCGCCCTGCAGTTGGGGAGCGATACCGCGGGCGGCAGCTTCAATGTAGCTGAGATCAGCCGAGCGATCTTCCTGAAACGGCGTAGGCACAGCGACGATATACGCCTCAGCCTGAGGCGTAGTTGTGGTTGCCTTCAGGTGGCCTTGGCTGACTGCTCCTGATACATGCACGCCCAGGTCCGGCTCCACAAATGGAACCTGTCCTGCGTTTACGGCGTCAACAGTGCGTTCACTGACGTCCACGCCGATGACCTCGATGCCGTTGGTGGCAAGGATCGCAGCAGTTGGGAGGCCAATGTATCCAAGACCGATGACGGCAACGCGATTAATTGTATTCAATGTATTTCCCCGTTTTTTGTTGGTTGATCTAGACAGTGATGTGTTCAGCAGGATTGCCCCAGAACTTGATGTCCCCGGACGCAAGCAGTTGATCGTCAGTGGCAGTCCACGTATGCCCCGTGACTGAACGTTGAACGTAGTAGTTGTATCGGTCGGAGGCATAGATTTTGCCCCCTGCATCGCTGACCGCACGCATGAACGCGGTGTCCTCACCACGTCCCAACTCCTCGAAGGGAAAGCGCTCGAACATCGACTTCCTGGCCATGATCGTCGCCCCGATGACCATATGGCTAAAGCGATGTTCCATATGGTTGAACCTCAGCAAGGTGGCATTTCGGCTCTCGATATACATGTAGTGAGCCAGCTTTCCGACGACGTCTGCCCCCGAGAACATCATGGCGTTCACTTGGTCCCGGAGGTAGTTGGGACCGTAGTAGTCGTCGTCATCCATCTTCGTGAGAATGTCGCCGCTGGCGGCCGAGACACACAAATTCAGGCACGTACCCAGACTGACGGTTCGGGGCTCGTGGAGAAGGGTCACCTTCCGCACTCCGTATTTCCTGCGTAACCGCCAGATTTTCCACCAGCTGGCTTTGAAACCATGAGTCAGTAAAACCAGCTCGACATCCACGCCTTGCTGGGAGCCGACTGTCTTGAAGACATGCTCCAGTTGGTGGGGCCGAATGGTGGATACCAGAGCACTTACCGATTCTGGCTGCACGGGACGAACCCGCTGGGGAAGCGCCATTCCCACTACCTTTTCGGCTCTGTGCGCGTACGTGTGCTCAGCCCAAATCCGGCGTTGGGCGAGATGCACTGAACGATCATTAAGTTCGGGACTACGCATCAACGCCCTCATAATGAAGGCAGCGTCTTCTTTGGTTTCAACGCTGTGAATCTCCCCGTTGGGGAAAAACCTTGGCAGAGATGGGCTGGGGGTGGTAACTACCGGCGTCCCGGAAGCCGTGATTTCAAATATTCGTCGCGCACACATGCTGGGCGAATCGACTACAGAGTTAACGTTCAGAAATACCTTGTAGGCCTTGTATGCAGTGAGCATTTGATCGTAGGTCAGTGATCCCACTACGTGGGAGGCATAAGGTTCCGGGAACTGGTAGTCCGGATTGCCTCCCAGTTGCCGTGAAAAGATTTCCAACCCGTGTTTGACTCGATCCGAGCCGGCAATTGCACCGTCAAGCAGAAGACGCATTTGCTCACGGCGCTCTGGGTATTTGTGCGCGAAGTACATGCCAGCGAACGCCACGTCCCGGGAGTGCCTGCCCTCTCTGGGGCGGATCGGATTGTGGATGGCTGGCTGTGCAGCGAAAGGAAGCACATCCACGCGGTTATGCCCCAGTTCCTGCCTGTAGTCAGGCAGCTTGTTCTCATCTGAGGTGAAGACGACGTCGAACTCGCGTGCCGCGGGCAGGAAGTCGTGGAAGTGGGGTGGGTCCTCCTTATTCCAGAAGACCGTGGGCAAATTATTCTCCCGGCACCAGCGCATCAGGTTCAGGAACTCTGGCTTCGGGCCGCTGGTCCCCGTCAGTTGGTATCTCCAGGAGCCTCCGTTGCCTTCCCACGCCGACTCCACAAAAACGAAGTCGATTCGCTGCTCTTGAAGCTGCTGCAACCAACCGTCCTTGGTGAGGAAAACGAGGTTCCACTCAAAAGCAAATGCCTTGGCGGAGAAATCATCCAAGATGACAGCTACGTTCAGGTCATCCCGGCGTGAAGGGATGGACGGGTAGTCGAATGCCGGAAAGGTGAGCTGCCGTTTTTCGTTGGTCGCTTTCTGCGATGTCATTCGCGCCTGAACGTCTTTGTTGGAAGTCTTGTTGACGGCCAAAGCCCGTTGGCGCCTGTGAAACGCCTGCAGCTGGGCGACGCCTCCAGCTCGAAAGTGCCAAGCGGCCTTCCGTAAATTCTCTACGGTGTAAATCATGCCCGGCTCCTACGCATCTTACTTCTGCCCAAAACTTCTGTCATTTGTAAATTGGCTCGTGCTTCATCAAGAATTCTGGCTGCCGTTATCCCGTTGCCCTTGGCGAGGTTGCTGGTGAAGTCCTGGTATGCCTTGACGGTCTCCGACGGTTCACCATCCATAATCATGTGGCCCTTATCCAGCCAAACCACTCTGCTGCACATGCTGGTGATGGTGTCCAGCGAGTGGCTGACGATGAATACACAACCAGCCTGCTCGCGCAGTTGGTCCATACGGCGCTTGCTTCGCTCGTTGAATTGGGCATCACCTGTATTGAGTGCTTCAT includes:
- the wecC gene encoding UDP-N-acetyl-D-mannosamine dehydrogenase is translated as MNTINRVAVIGLGYIGLPTAAILATNGIEVIGVDVSERTVDAVNAGQVPFVEPDLGVHVSGAVSQGHLKATTTTPQAEAYIVAVPTPFQEDRSADLSYIEAAARGIAPQLQGGELLILESTSPPGATAHMANYILDLRPDLSLDGSDSRPAIMVAHCPERVLPGRVMIELVTNDRIVGGMTTEAAEAAKNLYSVFCQGEILTTDAVTAEMAKLVENSYRDVNIAFANELSVISEKLGIDVWELIRLANHHPRVNILQPGPGVGGHCIAVDPWFIVAAAPEEARLIRTAREVNDAKPEWVFQQVVSSLEGLPATAEVSVLGLAFKANIDDLRESPAIEIAAHLADELSDRRINVAEPHVEVLPKQLSGRSNVELMGVEESIERSSVVVLLVDHDTFKELPDNVLDGKIVVDTRGTFDLSQRAMTGILQP
- a CDS encoding glycosyltransferase family protein, with translation MIYTVENLRKAAWHFRAGGVAQLQAFHRRQRALAVNKTSNKDVQARMTSQKATNEKRQLTFPAFDYPSIPSRRDDLNVAVILDDFSAKAFAFEWNLVFLTKDGWLQQLQEQRIDFVFVESAWEGNGGSWRYQLTGTSGPKPEFLNLMRWCRENNLPTVFWNKEDPPHFHDFLPAAREFDVVFTSDENKLPDYRQELGHNRVDVLPFAAQPAIHNPIRPREGRHSRDVAFAGMYFAHKYPERREQMRLLLDGAIAGSDRVKHGLEIFSRQLGGNPDYQFPEPYASHVVGSLTYDQMLTAYKAYKVFLNVNSVVDSPSMCARRIFEITASGTPVVTTPSPSLPRFFPNGEIHSVETKEDAAFIMRALMRSPELNDRSVHLAQRRIWAEHTYAHRAEKVVGMALPQRVRPVQPESVSALVSTIRPHQLEHVFKTVGSQQGVDVELVLLTHGFKASWWKIWRLRRKYGVRKVTLLHEPRTVSLGTCLNLCVSAASGDILTKMDDDDYYGPNYLRDQVNAMMFSGADVVGKLAHYMYIESRNATLLRFNHMEHRFSHMVIGATIMARKSMFERFPFEELGRGEDTAFMRAVSDAGGKIYASDRYNYYVQRSVTGHTWTATDDQLLASGDIKFWGNPAEHITV